In the Gorilla gorilla gorilla isolate KB3781 chromosome 1, NHGRI_mGorGor1-v2.1_pri, whole genome shotgun sequence genome, actgcaccctccgcctcctgaattcaagggatcctcatgcctcagcctcccgagtagctgggattacaggcgtgcaccaccacgcccagctaatttttttatttttagtagagatggggtttcaccatgttattcaggctggtctcgaactcctgacctcaagtgatctgcctgccttggcctcccaaagcgctgggattacaggcctgagccaccatgccgaggCTATTCTAATTGTTACTGCCAATGTCGATGGTACGTGGCTGATAACTCAGAGCCTTGGCTGGGTGTATTTGCCTTACCTTTGCCATTTTTGAGGCTTGGGAAAACACCTTGAACTGTAATGATTTTGAGTGCTGggttttataaatgttaaaatgttttagaatGCAAGCACCAACTGTCTAATGGAGTTCTTGTGTCCTTTCTCTGCAGGTATTTGAAATATCTcaccaaaaaatatttgaagaagaatAATCTACGTGACTGGTTGCGCGTAGTTGCTAACAGCAAAGAGAGTTACGAATTACGTTACTTCCAGATTAACCAGGacgaagaagaggaggaagacgaGGATTAAATTTCATTTATCTGGAAAATTTTGTATGAGTTCTTGAATAAAACTTGGGAACCAAAATGGTGGTTTATCCTTGTATCTCTGCAGTGTGGATTGAACAGAAAATTGGAAATCATAGTCAAAGGGCTTCCCTTGGTTCGCCACTCACTTATTTGTaacttgacttcttttttttttctgcttaaaaatttcAATTCTCGTGGTAATACCAGAGTAGAAGGAGAGGGTGACTTTACCAAACTGACAGCCATTGGGGAGGCAGATGCGGGTGTGGAGGTGTGGGCTGAAGGTAGTGactgtttgattttaaaaagtgtgacTGTCAGTTGTATCTGTTGCTTTTCTCAATGATTCAGGGATACAAGTGGGCTTCTCTCATTCATTAAAAGAAAACGTGACATCTTTCTAAGATTCTCTGTGGGAAAATGACTGTCAATAAAATGCGGGTTTCTGGGCCATTCGTCttactttcattttttgattACAAATTTCTCTTGACGCACACAATTATGTCTGCTAATCCTCTTCTTCCTAGAGAGAGAAACCGTGCTCCTTCAGTGTTGCTGCCATAAAGGGGTTTGGGGAATCGATTGTAAAAGTCCCAGGTTCTAAATTAACTAAATGTGTACAGAAATGAACGTGTAAGTAATGTTTCTACAGGTCTTTGCAACAAACTGTCACTTTCGTCTCCAGCAGAGGGAGCTGTAGGAATAGTGCTTCCAGATGTGGTCTCCCGTGTGGGGCCCAGCAACGGGGGCCCCTGATGCCAAGAGCTCTGGAGGCTCTGGAAAGAGGGGACACGAAGGAGGAGTGACTGGGAAGCCTCCCATGCCAAGGAGGTGGGAGGTGCCCTGGAAATAGCTGCCTCATGCCACTTAGGCCATGACTGGATTTAATGTCAGTGGTGTGCCGCAGTGCACAGGCTAGACAACTGAAAGGGGCTACCAAGGCtgggaaaaaaatgcaattgTTGCTGTGAGTGACTTTGAAAGACTGGTGCCTTGTGGTGCCCTTCTGAAATTCAAACAGTAATGCAAAAGTGTCTGCTTTAGAATTTACGGTGTCtaaaattcatgtttttaaaagagcTTGCCTACAGATGGTTTCCACACTTGAAATTGTGCCCTGCGAGTTGCATAGCTGGAAGTTCAATGCTCAGTCCTACCTTGGCTCCCATTAAGCATTTGGTGCTCTGTGGATTGAGTTGAACGTGTTGAGGCTTTGCAATTTCACTTGTGTTAAAGGCTCTGgcatttttccatttctatgcAAATTTCTTTGAAGCAGAATTGCTTGCATATTTCTTCTCTGCCGTCACAGAAAGCAGAGTTTCTTTCAAACTTCACTGAGGCATCAGTTGCTCTTTGGCAATGTCCCTTAACCATGATTATTAACTAAGTTTGTGGCTTGAGTTTACAAATTTTACTTGTTGCATTGATGTCCCCATGTAGTAAGTCATTTTTAGTTTGGTTGTGAAAAAACCCTGGGCTGAAGTTGGCAtttcagttaaaagaaaaaaagaaactagtcCCAGATTTGAAAACTTGTAATAAAATTGAAACTCACTGGTTTTCTATGTCTTTTTGAACTCTTGTAATCGAGTTTTGATCATATTTTCTATTAAAGTGGCTAACACCTGGCTACTGTTACTGTGCgaggctttgttttttttaaggacTGGCATGTTAAGAAAAGCTTTGTCCTCACGAATTAGTTGCTGTACCAACAGTTATGCTGGTCTTTATTATAATGGCTTAGAAGAAAAGATGTCCTTTATTTCCACTTTTCTTCCCTTAGTTGTGCTGTTTTGCTGCAGTGAGATTCAGGAGTTGGCTGTCACTGAACTCTGTGTAGAATTTCTCCAGATCCAGAGCCTGGGGAACAACTTTGCCAGCAAATGCCGTTTTCTGATGGGGAGCAGGTAGTGTGAACTTGAATTCCATCACAACCATGACACCAGCTGCGCCCAAAGCACACTGTAGACCAGTTTCCTTTGTTTTGACTCACACCTCACTTGCCTGATCGAAAATAGTTGAGGCACAGGGGCTGACTGGGGTCGTGGAGAGTTTCAAGCCGTGATTTAAGTTCATAAGAGTCCGGAAACAGGAGGTCGGTCTCGTCTCAGCCAATGCCAGTTACACACCTTCACGCCCTTCCCTCGAGTGTGCTGGTACAGCTGAGGAAATGAGGTTTGTTGATGTCACTAAGTGCTACGAACTAGTCACTTCTAAAGGCTTCATGTTTTCTCTCCAAAAAGCCTCTGATCCCCCTTTTCCCATGGCACTTTCAGTGGTGAAGTGTTTGGGTTTTGAGTACTGTTGTCCTCATACATTTTCAGGAGCAGCCAGGTGTTGAAATACGTGGGTCCTAACTTTGCTCATGAATGGTGTGTAGCACAGAGGTGGTCAGAAACACGGGGAAAGTGAGGAAGTTGGATAATACCAAGTGTCTTAAGACAGTTGATATCTGGGGCTATCTAGATCTCAGCCTTTTTAGGGGACACTTGATTTCCTGGAGGGTGATAAGGACCCTGGTGATGGGGAATAATGGTCTGGCTGTTGAAGTCATTGATGTCAAGGGAGCCTGGAATTTGGTGTTGACACCTGATTTCACTTTCCATTTGTACATGGGACTCAGACCCTTAAACTTGTCAAGTATTGTAAGCCAAGACCTCCCACAGGGGAGAGGGACCTAGGATGTGGGACAGTTACAGATCTGGCAGTTCCAGGGGACAGACCATCTCCCCAGTAACCCTTGGACAGAATACTGGGGTGACGAGTCAGAAGCTGCAGGGTAGGGGCACCACGGCGGTGAGAGATGGGCCAGGTCCCTGAAGGAGAGCCTGGGTTGGCACCTGCCCAGGTTGTTCGCTGAGTCGTGGTGATGGGCCTATATTTAGTGGAATAAACTGTGGGGTTGATTCTCTTTGAGGGAGAAGAGGGTAGAAGAGAGGCTAGGTGTGAGGATTTGCCATCCCTGCAAGGAGGTAGCCCTCCACCTACAGGAAGGAGGTGGGGACCGCCTGTTAAACGGTGCAATCATAGTGCTTATCTCTAGGAACAGGAAACCGAATTTCTGATCCAGCCATTTTCTTGTCTTTGGGATGGATttgagaatacacattcttttttttcccccaggctATTTTGGGCCCAGCTAAAACAGTCTGTAAAGGCTGTGCTGACCAGCGGAGTGAGTTAGCTGCCACCATAGCTAGAACCCAGAGAACACCCATAAAACGTTCTCAGGCTTACACAAGGATTTTCTCAGgttcagggccatggcccagggctgCCTTTTTGAGAAGCTCCTTCCTCCCCTGCAACCCCAACTGATTTGAATTCAGGTGGTGCAGGGTCCACACTTTCGGAAAAAGCCTTCAAGTGCAACGAAAGTCTTGGTGCAGCAGGTGGCCACTGAGCCTTCATTGCAGAGGACACTGCGGTCCTGAGTGACGCTGTTTCACCCCTGCCGAGGAGGAGGTGTGGGGCAGAGTTTTGATCTATGTGACTGGCTGTGAGGTGGTGTATGTACAAGCACTTCATTGCCCTTGAGAAGCTGGTGGTGCCAGGTGGCCACAGCGTGGATATGCATTGTTGAACGAAATGGCCTCAGGCAGGGCTTGGGGGTTCCTGGATGAGGAGTTCATGTAGCCCTGGAATGGAAATTGAGTATGGTATGTGCAGAAGACGATGAGCTTTTTCCACTCTGTTCttggaaaaagttttttttttttctatttttgagacagtctcgctccgtcacccaggctggagtgcagtggcgcaatcttggctcactaacctctgcctcctgggttgaagcgaatctcctgcctcactcgcccgagtagctgggattacaggcgcccaccaccacgcccggctaatttttgtatttttagtagagatggggtttctccatgttggccaggctggtctcgaactcctgacctcaggtgatccgtgatctgcccgcctcggcatcccaaagttctgggattacaagtgtgagccgctgcacccagctgaaAAAAGTTTTTTCCTTGATGCTTTTGTAACcggtatattaaaaaatattttgattttggaaTTGTCACTGAGGTGTAATTATGAGCTCTGTGATCAGCAAACATG is a window encoding:
- the RPL22 gene encoding large ribosomal subunit protein eL22 isoform X4, which codes for MDAANFEQFLQERIKVNGKAGNLGGGVVTIERSKSKITVTSEVPFSKRYLKYLTKKYLKKNNLRDWLRVVANSKESYELRYFQINQDEEEEEDED